The following DNA comes from Pleuronectes platessa chromosome 9, fPlePla1.1, whole genome shotgun sequence.
ATTATACATGGTGGTTATGTAGGGATGAATTCTGATATATAAAATACTTTGATTGATAATTGTACTGCACTGACTTCTATCTACAGTGAATTCTGATGACCTGTGTGAAGCGGTGAAGTCGTCCAGTGCATTGTGTAACATCACTGAGAGGTCACCTCAGTGTTAGTTTGGATGTGACCTTTCCGGCTCTGTGGAagccttttttatttctttaaagatCGAACCGAGGAAAAAGCATCACGTGAACGCAAACCTATAGAAACTGTAATAGACGTCAGTGCAACTTAAAATAACGTaaaagcaaaagaaaattcCTAAAGTGAAATTTGCAGAAGGTGAAAAGTCCTGTTTctgttttataaatattatgGCTGCAAAACAGAGTAAAACAACAACCTGCCACTCAATTTACTCAGAGCAATGAGATGGAAATGAGATTTTCTCTGTTGAATTTCAAGATTGTGATCGTTAAATCAGGTTTATGGAAAAGAGGCAGGGCGAATGGAGCCGCTGCACATTGTCACTTTGTCTCTCCAGCGTTTGGACTCGACCACATCGATCGCACAACGTGCTCAGACATCAACATCGGAGAGACACGACATTCAAATTGCaaacagtagaaaaaaaaattaacaaaactcttccttatgttttttctttttcttcttcgctTTAAAGAACTGTACAGgattattttaaaaaatcaataattacttatacatatttatatgacAACATTGTTTAACGTTATATTACTATAAAGGAATACAACTTCTATGTTGTTCTTGTTTGACACCTTGGATGCAGTATTCCTTTCTCAGACTCCCGTGGCTTTGCCGCGCTGAAGTTGGTTCTTGTAGTTTTCTAGGCTGTGACAGTTTAATAAATGTGACGTAGCTGAATCACTGTCACTGAACATATTGTAGGTTTAATTCTCAGCTACCTAAAATCAGTTAAACGGACTATTAACGCTGCAGTGGCAATGTCTGTCCACAAGGTGCCACTACATGAGCGATGCCATTCTTTTGATAAACTCCGGTTCCTTAAGCGGAGTTTAGAGATTTAACTAAACCAACCAGTGTCAGCGATGAGCCCTGACCCTTTAAAGAAAGTTAAAGCCTCACTCGTGAGTCACACTCACTTGTAACATCAGCTGTGAAGCAGGGAAGctcaagaaatgttttttttgttcactcagatgtaaacaggaagagaaagacaGGAGGCTGCTCCCCccccatacccccccccctcatctttCAAGCTATTTGCCAtcagagaagctgctgagcTGCACCTCGCCACCGCTTGGAAAAGGAATACTGCATTTCTCTGCTGCTTGTTTCCTCAATCTGTGTTCCTCAGCTCTTGTGTGCATCCCTGCAGGgggatttatttatatatatttagatatctgtatatatctatatatatatatatttatgaaggGGGAGTGCGGGAGGTGGGGTCATCTAGGCAGGACCTTCCTTCGGAGAGGACGGCGTctgggatgtggagctggaGGACGAGGAGCTGGAGCTCTTCAGGGAGCCCAGGGTCTTGCTGAACCAGGAGTTCTTGGCCGCCTGGATCTCGTTCATCAGGACTCCGCGCTGGTGCTCGAGCTCCTGCGCAGcgacaagaggagcagaagggaGTCAgcgggaggagcagggaggttgTGGACAGGTTACATTCTTTATTGTGAGTTCTTCTAACCATCCTGTGTCTTTTAACAGTGTTTATCCATATAACAGTCACATCCAAGGATCCTTACACTTTACTTCAGGGTTTTGTTCAGGTGCTTTTGTATTAATGGTTATAAAACTGAGTCTTAGGTGTTGAAGAATGTAGAGAGACATTTAAAAGCTGTGAATATATGAGGTTTTTAGAGAAATCCTTGTTTCTACCTTTGCTTTGTTGTGAGCACACTGAGACATTAATTAATTAAGCTCCAGCGATTTGAGTGAATACTTGAATCACTGCTAAATAAAATATCTGATGTGGATGATTCTCACAGATTTATTTAATATACTAATTTCTGCGAGAAGAATCAGACTTGATATTTTTGCCCTGCATCTCCATAGAAGCTTCAATAATCCCTGATATTATCACTAATCATGTTATGGATCCCTGTCCTTCCTTGATGCTGACCTGGATGCGACACTTGGCCtccaccagctgcagcttcgtctgggccagctccagctccagatgCCTCAGCTGCTCATTCAGCCCGTCCTTCTCCTCGTCCTGCGGCTCGCTGGACGTGTGGTCCCTGCCGGGGGACGACACCTGGAGGGTCCCGAGGGTGCTGAACAGGTCTCGACAGTGATCGCAGCCCGACACTTTACTCTGCGGGGGCACAAGGGTGAGTAAACACATTGTAAACTGTGAACAAGTCCAACCAGTTACTTCATCAAGGCTCTTTGTGGCCTTTCATGTAAACTCTGTTAGATTTGTACAACTTTTCTCCTGCTTATTTGATAATCATTCCTTATGTATACCCCTCTCTCCTGGATCAAGCCTTCCTGTTTCAACTTGATGTTCTGTGGTAAGACGTCACATGAGAGGAGAATGTCCTGATCTTTATCCGGGCGTGAGGAGGTACTCCACCGCACCCGAGGAGCAACGTTTGAGTTAATGTTTGACAAGGGCTAAACGAGTCATGTGCAATCAGGTTCTCTGTGGGTGGGATGATGTTACCAACATGGGCTTGTCCGACTGCTTCATGTGAACTCAACCACACAACAGAGCTATAAAATCCTTCATCCTGTGACGGGACATATTATCTTAAATTAAGATATTAAACATCCCCAAACCTGCACCTGCGGCCTCCTACAGTGTCTCAACAGTGCAAACTCACCCTGACTAAATCCAGCTCCTCTTTCGTCGCCGCCTGCTGCTTCTCCAGTCTGGTGCTCAGCTGGGAGCAGATCTGAAACAGAGAGGGGAAGCCGAGGTGTGTAAAAGATTACATGACTTACAAAATGAGATCCAATGAAGAATTCTCTGACCTggttttctccaggaaaatcCTCTGAGCAGAGACATTTTAATCTCAATTAAAACTCCTCTCTCACTCGTATAGCTGCACACATTCAATGGGAGCAATCAGTTCTTAACCTGGTGCTGATTTCAGCCTTTATTAACTGGGAAGTCTTGTCTAATTACTGCACTCTTACTTTATGCTGCACTGATGGATAAACcctacaaatacaatttaaaccaCGATACGTGAATTTGATTCTGCTAAGAACGAGCAGAGTGACACTGATATCTTACTTTACCTCTAGAGCTCACAAAACTAAAACACTTATCATACAATTTACATGCACTGACGACAAATGAGTGATTCAAACATCAAACCTGTTTGTATTCAGCTATGATCGCTGTGGTTTTCTTGATCTCCAGCTCTGCTTTCTCCAGCTCCCTCCTGAACACTTCCTTCAGCTGCGAGGGACAGAACGACAGCAGAACTCTCATGGAACGGATTCAACTGGTTAATACTGCATCAGTCTCTCTCTATGGCTCGGTAAACAATAACTCTACCACTACTGGCCCCTGTGGTGAGATCAATAGAAACTCATTGACTAACAGTAAATGTAGAGCCAAGGCCATGCTACCTTTTTAGTTTAATTTCAGGTTGTGTTGTGGTGGAATATAACTTTTTTAAAGATGCATCAGCTCCCactgataataaaaacaacatggcCATCCGTGTGTCAAATTTAGGTGAAAGAAATGTTATATCAAATAATTCTAGTAATGTTTTCAGTTGTTTGTTTCATCTAaaatgtacaaattgttgttgttttctaccGGAGAATGAGCCGTTTATTTttcaatactttatatttacatcgggagcaggtcctctctacagagaccgccatgttttttacagtagatggacaaactaaacagctttgagtttttatgacaactgaaggccacaggttctctttcgtgtttggaaggggagggtgaggtgaggggtgttcagctgcaacatgaaacttcaccactagatgtcactgggttctacacactgaacctttaattagGCTGATGATCAATACTAATTACAAAATGCTCCGTATCATTTACAGTGGCGACAGATTTCTGAACAACTCGATGGAATCTGCTGTAATTAAACAGCAAACTGAACCTGTTCTCTTGTGACTTACATTGATAATAATCCACCTCTTGTTGATGTTGTTACACGTTGGTCGTGGACAGAAGCTCACTAGAGGCATTCGTTACTTAATGTGCATTACAATACAGTTCTAAATTAATATCATCAAACAATGAAGTGTTtgatgatgtgttgtgttgcctCATGAAAACTTAATCAAAggtctgtttttctttatcacacatgttagttaaaGTCGACCAATGGTCCAAAGCTATGACTGGGACCATTAAACCAACTGATCACTAAGGCATGTTGAGAGGCAGCTGTTACCTGAGCCGTCTCCTCATCCTGTcgtctcttttcttcctccgtCTCCACGAGACGTTGCTTGGTGCTCAGCAGCTCTTTGTTCAAAACATCAGCTTTGTCTTCCGCCTGAATGCACACACGGACACggacacgcacgcacgcacacacgcacacacacacacacacacacacacgcacgcacacacgcacgcacgcacacacgcacacacacacacacacacacacacacacacacacacacacacacacacacacacacacacacacacacacacacacacacacacacacacacacgcacacacacacaagaccctTTAATGAATAGAATCTGCAACTGTaggacagcagcagcattttcactcaacacaaacacagactcgaTAAACTGAAAAATCTCGACTGTTTACTAATGAATACAGTTGCATAGATTCACTGTCGAGAGCAGCTGCAGTGGATGtttaatgaaatgtgtgtgtgcagctcaacAAGAGCTGTTGATGTAGAGTGTTTGGTATCAGTCTGTTCATGTCAGAGAAAAAGGTTGATAGCTCTACATTATAGACACAGACCTACGAAACAAATCCATTCTTCAAATTGATGTATAGAATCTTTTTCAGTTTGAAACAAGTGTGTCGGTTAGAAAAACATGGTCTTGAGTTGCAGCGTTACCTGGTCCAGGTCGGTCCGAAGGGCGATCTTACTGGTTACCAGTTCATGGGCCAAGTCATCGTTTTCCTGTTCTAGTCGCATACTGGCCTCCTGAAGGCGACGGTTCTccctctgtacacacacacacacaaacacattgatgatgatgaaatgataacaacattaattttttttctttttggataAATCATAAAACgttcattgtttttgtattatttatctaACGTAGACACTCTGGCTTAGAGATTAAGAGACCGTCCATGAACTGTCCTCGTCCTCGGCTCTTTGTTTACCTCATTCACCCTCATTCCCTGTCT
Coding sequences within:
- the rabgap1l gene encoding rab GTPase-activating protein 1-like isoform X2, encoding MMQEISIMVAYDAHVVDRPGEEDTLARLVAHSRPLRALRPVVPTKKLKKFEKEYQTLRESQLQQEDPIDRYQRENRRLQEASMRLEQENDDLAHELVTSKIALRTDLDQAEDKADVLNKELLSTKQRLVETEEEKRRQDEETAQLKEVFRRELEKAELEIKKTTAIIAEYKQICSQLSTRLEKQQAATKEELDLVRSKVSGCDHCRDLFSTLGTLQVSSPGRDHTSSEPQDEEKDGLNEQLRHLELELAQTKLQLVEAKCRIQELEHQRGVLMNEIQAAKNSWFSKTLGSLKSSSSSSSSSTSQTPSSPKEGPA